One Vulpes lagopus strain Blue_001 chromosome 18, ASM1834538v1, whole genome shotgun sequence DNA window includes the following coding sequences:
- the SLC32A1 gene encoding vesicular inhibitory amino acid transporter, with protein sequence MATLLRSKLSNVATTVSNKSQAKVSGMFARMGFQAATDEEAVGFAHCDDLDFEHRQGLQMDILKTEGEPCGDEGAEPPVEGDIHYQRGGGAPLPPSGSKDQAMGAGGEFGGHDKPKITAWEAGWNVTNAIQGMFVLGLPYAILHGGYLGLFLIIFAAVVCCYTGKILIACLYEENEDGEVVRVRDSYVAIANACCAPRFPTLGGRVVNVAQIIELVMTCILYVVVSGNLMYNSFPGLPVSQKSWSIIATAVLLPCAFLKNLKAVSKFSLLCTLAHFVINILVIAYCLSRARDWAWEKVKFYIDVKKFPISIGIIVFSYTSQIFLPSLEGNMQQPSEFHCMMNWTHIAACVLKGLFALVAYLTWADETKEVITDNLPGSIRAVVNIFLVAKALLSYPLPFFAAVEVLEKSLFQEGSRAFFPACYGGDGRLKSWGLTLRCALVVFTLLMAIYVPHFALLMGLTGSLTGAGLCFLLPSLFHLRLLWRKLLWHQVFFDVAIFVIGGICSVSGFVHSLEGLIEAYRTNAED encoded by the exons ATGGCCACCCTTCTCCGCAGCAAGCTGTCCAATGTGGCCACAACTGTGTCCAACAAGTCCCAGGCCAAGGTGAGCGGCATGTTCGCCAGGATGGGTTTCCAGGCGGCCACCGACGAGGAAGCGGTGGGTTTCGCTCACTGCGACGACCTCGACTTTGAGCACCGTCAGGGCCTGCAGATGGACATCCTAAAAACCGAGGGTGAGCCCTGCGGCGACGAGGGCGCCGAACCGCCCGTCGAGGGAGACATCCACTACcagcgcggcgggggcgcgcccCTGCCGCCCTCGGGCTCCAAAGACCAGGCTATGGGGGCTGGTGGCGAATTTGGGGGCCACGACAAACCCAAGATCACGGCGTGGGAGGCGGGCTGGAACGTGACCAACGCTATCCAG GGCATGTTCGTGCTGGGCCTGCCCTACGCCATCCTGCACGGCGGCTACCTGGGGTTGTTCCTCATCATCTTCGCCGCCGTGGTGTGCTGCTACACCGGCAAGATCCTCATCGCATGCTTGTACGAGGAGAACGAGGACGGCGAGGTGGTGCGGGTGCGGGACTCCTACGTAGCCATAGCCAACGCGTGCTGCGCCCCGCGCTTCCCCACGCTGGGAGGCCGCGTGGTGAACGTAGCGCAGATCATCGAGCTGGTGATGACTTGCATCCTGTACGTGGTTGTCAGCGGCAACCTCATGTACAACAGCTTCCCGGGGCTGCCCGTGTCGCAGAAGTCCTGGTCCATCATCGCCACCGCCGTGCTGCTGCCCTGCGCCTTCCTTAAGAACCTCAAGGCGGTGTCCAAGTTTAGCCTGCTGTGCACTTTGGCCCACTTCGTCATCAACATCCTGGTCATCGCCTACTGCCTCTCGCGGGCACGCGACTGGGCCTGGGAGAAGGTCAAGTTCTACATCGACGTCAAGAAGTTCCCCATCTCCATTGGCATCATCGTGTTCAGCTACACGTCGCAGATCTTCCTGCCTTCGCTGGAGGGCAACATGCAGCAGCCCAGCGAGTTCCACTGCATGATGAACTGGACGCACATCGCCGCCTGCGTGCTCAAAGGCCTCTTCGCGCTGGTCGCCTACCTCACCTGGGCCGACGAGACCAAGGAGGTCATCACGGATAACCTGCCCGGTTCCATCCGTGCCGTGGTCAACATCTTCCTGGTGGCCAAAGCGCTGTTGTCCTACCCGCTGCCCTTCTTCGCCGCGGTCGAGGTGCTGGAGAAGTCGCTCTTCCAGGAAGGCAGCCGCGCCTTCTTCCCCGCTTGCTACGGCGGCGACGGGCGCCTCAAGTCCTGGGGGCTGACGCTGCGCTGCGCGCTCGTGGTCTTCACGCTGCTCATGGCCATCTACGTGCCGCACTTCGCGCTGCTCATGGGCCTCACCGGCAGTCTCACGGGCGCCGGCCTCTGCTTCCTGCTGCCCAGCCTCTTCCACCTGCGCCTGCTCTGGCGCAAGCTGCTGTGGCACCAAGTCTTCTTCGATGTGGCCATCTTCGTCATCGGTGGCATCTGCAGTGTGTCCGGCTTCGTGCACTCGCTGGAGGGCCTCATCGAGGCCTACCGAACCAACGCGGAGGACTAG